The sequence below is a genomic window from Polaribacter vadi.
TTTTGCGTTATGTAATTTTGATAAAACAATGGCTGAATCACGTGCATTATATCTTGGAGAAGGCTCAAACTGTTTGTAAGAAGTTTCATGTTCTTCATCTACCACAATCAACCCTAAATTAGAAAATGGTAAAAATATAGATGATCTTGCTCCTAAAATAATTTGTGCTTTACTTTTGTTTTCTAACACATTATTCCAAACTTCTACTCTTTCATTCATAGAATATTTGGAGTGAAATACCGAAATTTGATCTCCAAAATAAACTTGTAAACGTGTAATTATTTGTGTTGTTAATGCAATTTCTGGCAACAAGAACAATACTTGTTTTCCTGCATCTAAAACTTCTTGAATTAATTTTGTGTACACTTCTGTTTTTCCAGAACTTGTTATTCCGTGCAAAAGTGTTACATCATTATTTGTAAAAGTTTCTTTGATTTCTTTTAAGGCGGTTTCTTGAAATTCGTTTAGTTCTTTTAAATCGTTTGTATCGCCTTTAAAATTAATTCTATCTATTTGAATTTCATAAAACTCAAAAATATTTTTATCAACCAAAGACTTCAAAACTGATGCAGAAACATTTGCTTTGGTTTCTAAATCCTTCGCTTTTATGGGCTTTTTTGTAGTTGATAACTGAAAAAAAGTTAGTACTGCATCTCGTTGTTTTTTTGCTCTAGATAATTCTTCTAAAAGTGCATTTAGAGATTCATCAGAATTATAAGAGGCATGTAAACGAACATATTTTACTAATTTTGGTTTGTATTGCTCATAAATTTGCTCCTTAATATAAATAGCAGATTTTTTAATCAATTCATTAACAGTTGGCATTACTTTTTTCTTCCCTAAAATATCTACAACCTGATGAATTGTTAATTGAGATTGATGTTGCAAAGCTTCGAATATTAAAAACTCATCGTCCTCTAAAATATCTTCGTTATTAAAAGCCTCGTTTTTGTAAACAATTGTTTCGCTTTCTAATAAGAATGCAGAGGGTAAAGCAGCTCTAAAAACATCACCCAAAGAACACATATAATACGTAGAAATCCACTGCCAATGTTTTAATTGTAAATTATTTACAAGGGGTTGTTCATCTAAAATTTGATGAATTTCTTTGGCTTCATATAAAGTTGGTGCGTTTTCATGAATCTTAAAAACCAAACCCGTAAACATTTTAGTTTTGCCAAAAGAAACAGCAACACGCATGCCTTCATTTAAAAAGTTTGCTTCTTCATTGGTTACAGAATACGTGAAAGTTTTCTGAATTGGTATGGGTAATATGACGTCTATATAATACAAAAACTAGAAATAATTAAGTATCAAATTTAATGTTTTAAAATATGTATGGAACATTAAAAATAACTTAATTACAGTTAATTTATAATGAGATAGTTATGCTTTTTTGTTAAATATTAATTTTTTGATGAAAAATTGGAATAAAAATATTAGATTTGAATAACCAAATTTAATCCCCCTAGCATGACTTCAACAGAATGGAAGAGTTATGGCAAATTTATTAAAGTTAAAGATAATAACTTATTTGTCATAGATACTGGAGATGATTTCTCGAATAAAGAAACATTAGTAATTATTAACGGATTTCCAACAACATCTTACGATTATCACAAAATAATACCTTTATTAAGTGAATTTTATAGAGTTGTAATTCACGACCATTTTGGCTTTGGTTTTTCAGATTTACCTGATACCTATTGTTATTCATTAATAGACCAAGCTAATGTTTGTGTAGAACTATGGAAAACATTAAAACTTAAAAGATTTACCATATTATCTGACGGTTTTGGTAATAATATTGGTAAAGAAATTTTATATAGAAAAAACTCTCATTTAATTCCTTTTGATATTAAGAAGCTTATTATTTGTAATAGTTCTAACTATGAAAAGTATATGGATATAAACACCATATCTGCGCTTATAAAAAATAATAAACTCATAAAATATAAAGAAATTATTATGAACTATAAAGAGCAACTTTTTTATGAGGGCTCTAATGATTATGATAAATATAAAGACAAAACTAAAATTAAAGATATTTGGACAAGATTTAATAGTAAACAAGGTCAAAAAGATATTTTAGTTCTATGTTCTTATAATGAAGAAAGCTTTTTGTATTGCCATAGATGGCTGCATGCTGTTAAAGAAACAAAAATTCCAGTTAAAATATTTTGGCGAAAAGATAATCTTGAAAATTTAAAAAATATTTTATTACATGTAGCCTCAAATACACATAATAATGTTGAAATTATTGAGAATTCAAAATGTTTTACTTTAG
It includes:
- the priA gene encoding replication restart helicase PriA — protein: MYYIDVILPIPIQKTFTYSVTNEEANFLNEGMRVAVSFGKTKMFTGLVFKIHENAPTLYEAKEIHQILDEQPLVNNLQLKHWQWISTYYMCSLGDVFRAALPSAFLLESETIVYKNEAFNNEDILEDDEFLIFEALQHQSQLTIHQVVDILGKKKVMPTVNELIKKSAIYIKEQIYEQYKPKLVKYVRLHASYNSDESLNALLEELSRAKKQRDAVLTFFQLSTTKKPIKAKDLETKANVSASVLKSLVDKNIFEFYEIQIDRINFKGDTNDLKELNEFQETALKEIKETFTNNDVTLLHGITSSGKTEVYTKLIQEVLDAGKQVLFLLPEIALTTQIITRLQVYFGDQISVFHSKYSMNERVEVWNNVLENKSKAQIILGARSSIFLPFSNLGLIVVDEEHETSYKQFEPSPRYNARDSAIVLSKLHNAKILLGSATPSLESYFNAQQNKYGFVELNRRFGNVQLPKIELIDVKEKHRKKEMKGHFSDRMLKLIQEALDEKEQIILFQNRRGYSPVVECKTCGVAPQCPNCDVSLTYHKFKNELRCHYCNYQRAMPNSCAACGSNTLDTKGFGTEQIELELKELFPDFKIGRMDLDTTRGKFGYQKIIGAFEAREIDILVGTQMLSKGLDFDNVSLVGILNADTMLNFPDFRAHERAYQMMVQVSGRAGRSKKQGNVAIQTYNPYHKILQQVSSTNYTEMYKEQLQERWQYKYPPYFRTIKITLKHRDFNKVDTGVNWLFKALYNSFGENVLGPTAPAVSRIRNQYIKNIVIKIPPKQSLANTKNQVTKIRNTFEAVKDFRPIRFIIDVDNY
- a CDS encoding alpha/beta fold hydrolase; this encodes MTSTEWKSYGKFIKVKDNNLFVIDTGDDFSNKETLVIINGFPTTSYDYHKIIPLLSEFYRVVIHDHFGFGFSDLPDTYCYSLIDQANVCVELWKTLKLKRFTILSDGFGNNIGKEILYRKNSHLIPFDIKKLIICNSSNYEKYMDINTISALIKNNKLIKYKEIIMNYKEQLFYEGSNDYDKYKDKTKIKDIWTRFNSKQGQKDILVLCSYNEESFLYCHRWLHAVKETKIPVKIFWRKDNLENLKNILLHVASNTHNNVEIIENSKCFTLETNAIQWIMMVLKEMDKNVYNHLKTAQKTY